The window GTTATACATGGGATAAAACACGCTGCAAGAGCCATGATTTCAGTTGGTAACGGAGGTTCCATCATTTGTTCGTCAAGTTCAGCTGCAATCATGGGAGGCCTTGCATCGCACGCATACACGGTAACTAAAGGAGCCATTCTTGCAGTATCAAAGAGCGCAGCCTGCGAGTTAGGAGTTCATGGGATTCGCGTCAATTGTGTCTCACCACACGCCATCCCATCAGAGATGCTCGTGAATGCATATCGAGACCATTTAGGGAAACCGAAAATGACCATGGAAGAAGTAAGCAACAGGATAGGTGAATGTGGCAGTTTACTTCATGGGAGATGTGGAAGCATGGACGATGTTGCACAAGCTGTCTTATTTCTAGCCAGCGATGAAGCCGGATTTATAACCGGCCATAATTTGGTACTTGATGGTGGCTTTACTTCGTCTAAAGTTGAAATGAGCTTCATTTATCGGCATAAATCATAAATGTTGTCGATTATCATCAGTGAAACTGAATTATATACTGCTTCTATAGTCTACTATTGAATAGAGTCATTTTATAATACTAAATATTTAGCTTATTTTATAGTCAAAAACTGTTAGAAGTAGAGAATAGAAACAAACAAACGACAAATGAAACGATCAGTTCATTGTTCGATATATATAATGGATTTATATCCCCAACTATACGCATTAATTGGTAGTTTCTGGACTCGATTTCTCCTTGAATTCCTCGATCTAAAATATCTTCTATGAGCATAAAATTGACATGTAGGTCCGTATAGAATGTTGTTTGTTTGTTGGAAAATCTTGATTAGTGATTGAACTGTCTAATATATTTTCGCTGCTACAAAAAAGAACATTACCGACGACTAAAACCGTCAGTATTCATTTCTAAAAGGCTTTACCGACGGAATTGCAACAGACCCAACTGCGTTGGTATATTCTTGTTGGTAATTGTTTATACGGGTTTCTGACAGCTACAACAAATTTAGTAACAGATTTTTCCATCGGTAATTAGTAACCAATCACCGACAAAAATATTTTTGCAATGGATCATCGACGGAATGTGTTTGCAACAGATTACCGACATAATAATTGTCTAACGGATTACCGAATGAATATCAGAATAACTCTATAATGGATCATCGACAAATTTGCTGTGACAGATTACCAACGGATTTTGGCATTACAAGAATAAATTTTAATCTTAAAACATACTTTAAATCCATATTTCAATACGGGAAAATGACACATACGCCATATAAAGTTTCTAGGGTTGACCCTTTTAATAACTTAACTTTTTTAATGGGTTTTTAAGGGAACAAATTTGGTTTTGTCGGTTCCAATAGGTCTTTTTTTGAGAAAACGAAGGGATAACCCGGTTACCCCACTTATGTCACctcatttatttttatattttaataaattaaaaaaaaaaactaaaaggtctcatgccatctctctctctctctctctctctctcaacttaaATCAACCTTGCTCCACCATTGTCATCACCTTCTTCCTCACTACTGGAAACCACCATCGTCCGCCATAGAACCATCGTAGCCCCACCCCAAACAACCCTGATATATGAACCTTATTTCCTATTCGATCACCGTTGGATTGGGAAGGTGGAAGTAGTAGAGCTGTTGTGCTACCACCACTCGTCGCCGCTGATGTGGTGGGTGGTACCCATCATCACAGTGATATTCAACACCCATCACTCCTGCTGTTCTTGGCTCTAATAGGTGACGACCAGAAGAGAGTAATGACGATGAGGAGCTCGCCAGAGGAGACCCATAGAACTACTCTTTTTAATTTTCgacctaaacacctccaaaacaCAAGAACAACTGAATAAGGAGCTACATATATCTGTTTAGGACCGAATCCATCACCGGGACCATCCAGTCGGAACTGTTCATGTCACCGGCCACCATGACAGGTGTTGACTGTTCTTGGAGATTTTTGAATGAGTTCTGAACAGAAAAGAAAAGGGGTTACCTAAGATTGATGGAGGAGTAAGGAAAAATGATTGGAAGTTGCTTGAAGGTCGAAAAGAAATGAAGACAGGAGGGAAACTGGTGATTCTCGCCGGTTCTTCTTCTCCGGTGAGCAGTGTTGATGGTCCTCTTTGTGGTTGGAGGCTTTCTTCAACTGGCCATGGCAGTGGTGTGGTGGTGATTGGATCAGTCTGCAATCAAAATAGAATAAAGACGAGAGGATGGGCTGAAGAAGGCAACATCTTTGGTTgttgttgggttttttttttttgagagagagagagagatgacccCAATTTTTGTCTATATGACCTCTAAACCAGCTAAAACAAGTAAAGGGGACTAAAGGAACAGGTTGCCCACAACTCGGTTCTCTCATAAAGCCACGAAAAAACTTAAGTAACTAAAAGGGTCGACCCTAGAAACTTCATAGGGCATATGTGTTATTTTCCCTTtcaaaacaaacaaacataaaaataaaaaagttccaATACTCGACATACATTAAATTCATAAATTTCAAATACACATAGAAGGGGTCGACATACATTAAATTATTAAATTTCaaatacatatagaaaagttCCAATACTTGACATACATTAAATTCATAAATttcaaatacataaaaataaaaaagttccaaaattcaataaaaaaacatgtttttaagttaatgtttttaagatgccataactttttttttataaaaatttagttttttttttgttaaaaagtgcattttttatgttttctaaaTGTTGGTCCAAAACCCGAAACCCAGTTTAGTACACGGAACCAGACCAGACCGAACCCGAACCCGATACACCAAAAAACAGTCCGGTTTTCGGGTAAGATAATTAATGATTTTCGGTCTTCGGGTCGGTCCGGTTTGGGTCCGACCCGTTGCTTATCCCTAACTGAAAATGTCAACCGGCATCCCTAAATTGTTGATTTACCAAACTATCCTcccaattataaataaaaaaatcatatttttcctGAAAGATTACCAACAATACTGAATCTTTTTTGAATTTCGTCGGTAAACCGTCAATATATAGTAATGAACTACCGACGATAGTAACCGTCGCAAACACGTCACTAATATCCTACTAATTTCACTTTCTTAGTCAGACAGAAATCCATAGTATGTCATTGTTTCCAACGTTTTTTTTTCCGTCCCTAATATATGTTAATCCCCAGTTTTCTAGTAGTATATAACAATGGTCCTCTCGTCGCTAATTATTCAAatacttgatttttttttattatttacaaCAACTTGCTACAAAAAGCAATGCATAGTTTGTgacaaatcatatgaaattaatctTCTTTTGACTAATTTTTCCTACTCGAATGAACCTTTGAGGATGTAAACAAATACCGTATTTTAAATGCAACCCAAACAACCCCAATGCAACTTATTGACCAATATAATCAATCAACAACTTAACAACACGTAAGTAATCAATATAAGATACATAAATTTTAGCATGGAAAGCCCCGTTAAAATGAGAGCATAAACCACAAGAATACTACTTGAGCCATTTGAAATCCACTATCACCAATATTTGAACAGTACAAAGTTTTCGTTAGATCTACTAGATACATACAATAAACATCACACACTTGGAACAAAAGCACATCAGGTATATGTAATCAAATAAGCAAAAGAAAAAGAGATATATCACCAGAAAAGAAGTTGTTGTTcagaaaacataaacaaaaatatatgAACTTTCAGAAGAGATCAATTCAATCCAAACACAAATTTTGTGAAGCGAGATAATGTGGCTGTTGATGTGGTGTTGTTTTGGACACATTAGCATGCCAAAGTGGCAGCTTGGACTAGGAAACCAACTACCACCAATTGTACAAATCATATGTTATCCTTTGATAATATAATTTTTTAGTTTAATGACATTTTTAAAATTAGTATGAAACATTGTGTTCCAAACAAAATGATTATATttacaaaacaaaataaatatgATTGTTTCTATTAAGAGATGATGACTTAAAAGGGAAATAAATTTTTCGaattgtacacatttggtcactgagtttttttcgtcgatatttaccccttcaacttgtttaaATTGTATATATTCAGTCTGTATGACCGGCTACTCCAGATAAGCTTAGAAGAAACGACTTAATATGGTAATATAattctcactttgtacacatttagtcttatatatatatatatatatatatatatatatatatatatatatatatatatatatatatatatatatatatatatatatatatatatctttactatcttataaaggAAATCAttctatttctaaaaataaatcgaatataataataatatttttttaagacgttcaagtcTCCAAACATAAAATACAACTAACcattattataataatattatatttttaaacacaacTTTTTTAATATAAATTCTACGTTTGAATACTAATGAATCCTAAAATGTAGGGAAATTTGACCCGACTTCCCTTATATATCATAAATTTTGACCCACAGTTTAATTTATTCATTGGGTGAATTGATTCCTAATATATCTGCAAAATTTATTGGATTTTGGCCGGATTTCCCCTACATTGGATCTTTCAGCCAAGTGAAACTACCAACTATTTTTCTCCATCTAAACAAAATCTCCCTTAAGCCTCCAGTCGCAACCGTAGATGACCACCACCTCCACTATTTCTGTTGTCGTGCTACCATAGAAATCTTCTTTCCCTGCTAAGTGGTCGTATCCTCCTTCTAGCAAACTACCTGCCTCCAGATGCCATAAAGATACTGCGTCGTGACATCTCTAGCCACCCGCATCACCACGCTTCGGACGATTCCCTTTCTCTCCCTTCATAGAAACCCTAATCGTTTGAAACCCACATCCGGAGGTTAATGGTCGATGATTTTCTGTACCAGCGCCACCTCAATTCGAAGGTTAAAGACCCAAAACCAAATCAATCTCTTAACACCACTATCCGTCGCCTCTATTACTATCAGAAGACAGCACCATCCACAACATCAACCATCATCAGAGACCGTTGCACGAACACCATTATACCACCAACAATATCTCCATCTAAACAACCACACTACCATCACCACCAATACAACTCTTCCCATCTTTGTATCGCTTAAAAACCATGACCAGAACCACCACTACTCACCCTCCGTCTTCTCTTTTCGTCCTTATATAGTTCCCCCTAAACGCCATCGCCTCCATCAACCACCAATCACAccacctctctctttctctttgtgATTTTTATTCATAGACACATTAACATCAAATTCTTTTCATGAATCTGGATCAGATAAAGTTGTTCTCGTCATTCCCTGATTTAGATCTCCCCGTCTTATAGCTACATGTTTCCCGTAAAAAAAGCGACACAGGTCAGTCCGCCAAACCAACCTTTCCTTCTACACATCTGAGACTCATGCCAAGTCATCTCCCATCCTTTTAAAGACTGTATGTTTTAACTATTATCTACTTGTAATTATTGATTTTGGTGTAATTCTGATTTCTTTTAGAAATgaatgatttttatgttttttcacaTAATTTATTTTCCTTTTTCCTACAGATCCACACTTCTTGATAGGGTAATTATGAAAAAGCTGGTATGGTTGTTAAATAAACAATATATGTATGGGATTCCTGAAATTATTCTTTTGATTGGCTTCTGATAGTTATTTGAAAGGTTGGTTTAGAAATAAAGAATGTAATTGAAGCTATTGAGTGTTTAACACGTATATTCTTGAATATTAGGGAACATTATATGGTTGGTATATGTTTAGAGGTTTCTGCCTTTTCTTATCTTCCAGGTGCTAAGTGCTTCAAATGCAAATACAACCGTAGAGCCTTTGAGTATGGAAAAATGGGCAAAAGGTGGGAAACGTTACTTTTAAGGTATgcatgcatatcacatatgaAGAGATATGGTTATGGTTATGAATTATTTATACACCATAGTCCATAGGAGCTTTGATGTTTTATAACACATCAACTAATATTTATTATATTGTGTTCTATAGGCTTACAGTAAGGTTTTAATGAAATATACTCTTCTATTAACTCAAGCGATGTATTAAGAGAGAACATATTTTCCTTTAGGAATCTTAGGGGAGACCATAGGGATATGCATTACTTGGAAACAAATAGAATCATGAAAACCAGAAGAATGAGTGGGATAATCAAGCTGCAATGCAATAAATCCTTACACCAGTGCTTGACTTTATTGATAATAGATGAAGAAGACATAGCAACTGAATCATGAACAGATCCAGGGTAATGGCGCCTTCCACACTTAGGTTGATGCTGGCGGAGTGTGTTGGTTTTTTTCTTCTAGTATTTTTTGATGCAGTCAGAACGTCTCATCATATGATAGAACATAAAATTTGAAACAGAGGACACCAAGATAAAATTGCCATGTTGAGGTAAACATTTTCTAGCATGTCATTTTGTTCTGTTATGTTCTACATGATGTATAATCTTTGTTAGATAAATAACTGAAATTGTCTAATTTTTTGTTGGAATTGCCTATCACAGTTGGTCAAAGATATGCTTGATATCTAAGGCTTAAAAGAGGTAAACTTGGTATTCTCTAGACATTCGTTGGTCCAAGACATGCTTCGACTTTTTACTGAATTATTAAGATATAATTAGTTTAGTCTTTAGATTCAGGTAATAGTTGTACATTTCTAAACTTTTAAACTATGAAACTAACATGTACATGGCTTGCCgggtgaaacaaggtttcctgtTTTGGTTAAATAAACAACTAAAATATTTGGGTTTTTGGTTTGACTACGGTTTACATTTATTGTCATGAACAGTTTACCAAAAAACctaattttatcttatttatttatttatttatttatttttattttatttggatGCTTAGATATAGTCATGTAGACTATGGAGTTTATACTAGATTATTATATAGATGTAAAATAGTCTTCATATGATTCCACGGCAAAAATAAACTGCAGCCCTAGCGGACAATGCCAATTAAAAAGGTAAAACTTTCTTATATTGACCTATTTACCCCTCTTTCGGTCTTTAGTGTTATGGGCTTGTTGTGTGTGTAAATGTCTATTGTATGTGTCTGTGATGTTTGTGTGGTGCATGTGTAAGTGTATACGTTGTGGTTGTGTGGATGCGTATGTGTGTATGCACTATTTTTGTGTGTGTCCAATGCGCATGTTACTGTGTGTCTATTGTGTGTATATAATAAACAAGAAATAGAAATGTACTTTCATTCAACTATTTATTATAACATGTTTGTAGATATTTTCTTCCCCGACTAATTGTAAAAAAATACAGTgtacttttgattttaaaagtaaAATTGTTGTAAtcaaaagaaatgaaagtaaaaaTGCTAACATGACATCTTCTTCCTTGTGCTATTGGTGCTTACATTCAtgcaaatttaaaatttatatatgATTGAATGGGAATCCTCAAAATGTTGGTGCAAAGTTTATTGTGATAAATATGCACCCTCTTAAAATTTGTTTCCATAATTAAGTAGCTTATCattaaagttttgttgtttttgggCGTCACAATATGTTATACTTTCTATTGTACATATACTCTCAATTCAACTGACAATATATTGCTTCTATTAGTGTCTTACGATCATGGAGTTAGTGGTTAAACATAAACATCTAATCATAACATTTTACTCTGAAACATGTTTAGTCcagtttaataaaatataattgtAATGCTCATGAAAGCGTTGTCAAGGTGGAACTCAAAGATGCTAGGTGATGTTGTTTGTCCGGGTTTCTTCACAATGTGGTTGAACTTGATATAACATATTATTATTACTCATTGTATGATCACCAAATGTgtgaaaatttccattttgtccTTTAACACAAgtgaaaataatttaaaattttaatgtttGTGTTAAAGCCTTAAATTGCAGTCTTTAATGTTTATGATAATATTTCTTTTAATCTGATCTGAATATGTGTTTTATTCCGAACAATAATAATGGATGTATAAATGTTTAAAAACTCATCATATCATTCTTTGTCTAAAAACTAAATAACGAGTTTCTTTCGTCACAATGCATTCTAAAGAGGAACAAATATAACATCCATGGAAGTCCATTTTGTAAGATGATCATTTTATTTTTGGACCACAGTAGAAAATACAATATGCCTTGGTAGtccattttgtaatttatttattattattttaagtattgctGATAACATTTTATAATAACGAAAATTAATTTGGTCAATGTAAAAAATAACATGAGTAGAAAGTCCGATCTACAATTTAAGAAAAAATTAAGGAAACTGTATGAACCTTTTCTTTTATAAGGAAGATATATAAAACGTGTTGAAATTTATAAACGTTGTGTTCAAATATAGTTTTTTTAACCAAACTTAAAACCTAAGTAAAAACTATGTTATTTCTCATTCTTGATTTACAATTTTACATCCGTTTTTGTCCATCTGTGAAAACCAACACAACAAACAAATGATCTATACATGAATCGCAGAATGAAACTAATTGCCGAATGAAACTATTTGCcaccgccgctttgcgcgggtagacgactagtgtatatatatatatatatatatatatatatatatatatatatatatatatatatatatatatatatatatatatatatatatatatatacaccttaaTAAGCATTTGTACCTAAATACCGAATTTTAAGAGATACAAACATTACTACAATATTTACAAGCAATTTATGCATCACAAACTTAACCGTCAACCAATGAGTCAAAGTAAACCAATCTTCCTTGGATTTCTGCCTCTTGAACAGGTCCTCATTCCTTATCCCCCATCAACCTAAGCCTCTTCGCGTCTCAGCTCCCTTATAATCCCCCCATTCTCCAAAAACCGTACactccaccgccaccaccactcaATCCTGTCATTTCATCACACATGTCGACCCTTTGTAACCTACACTACCTTCATTGGTTGGTTCACTCTAAGGCCTCTCTTTTTCTGACATTTGCaatcacatataaacttgaaaaagGCATCTCTCCTTATCTCTTTCCGGTGCGCGATCACATACAAACAATCATTTTTGTTTTGTGTGTAAGTTTCATTTCATCTCACGCTCATACCTATGAAATAGCATATTGGGTTTTTTTCTGGTTGAAATTGTATTTCTATGTGAACCCCAGTTTGGGTTTTTCttttgtatgtgtgtatgtgtgcgtGTTGTGGAGGAAAAAAAGGAATGCTTAGCACTTACCCGCCAACTGTTCGATGAATTTCCTCTAATACATACAGATAATTATACTGGATGAAGATAGCATGGTCAGTTGATTCTCTTTTCTCTTTTTCTCCTTTTTGCTCTTATTGTTTATCTTTTGTGTACCAGATGATAAAATCACTTACTTGGAGCAATACAGCCTGTTTGAAGGATGTAGACCACTGTTTGAGTTGTAGAGCGCTACAGCTACATATGTAGTCATTAAAGGGTCAAGAAAACCTAAGATAACATTTGGTATCCTAAAAATTTATTTCAATATAATTTTTACTTGAAAAAACGATTGTTTTATTATAAAATGTTTGTTGTGTGATGTGCTCAGTCCCAAAGAATGGTGAAACTCCCACAGAGCTTGATGATTTGGACTTTAAAGGCCTTGACATTACATTTGCAATGTATAATGTTGATGAGGAGAACATGATCGTGTAACCTTCACCAACCCTATATCTTAAGGTACAAACACCTAACTTTATCTCACTTATCATTTTTTTCATTGAGTTTTGTGCAACCACTCTCCATATTCCTCGTGAATCTGTTGGATTGATTCATAGTGAAAATGAGGAAATATTTATTAGCTTTATTCTCCATATCTTATCTATTTAGTTTTTCACCTGTTActttttggtttggttttaggtttgatgaagaagaagcagACCTAGACAAGAAGCTGATACATGCTCATAATCAATTTGTCAATTCTAAAACTGCATCGAACTGGAAGTCCTAATCGACCGCTGCCAAGGTCTCTCTCTTGAAACCATCTCTTACTTTTTGTGTGTATGTTAACATATTATATTCTTATTTTGCTTTGCTATGAAGAGAATCTAGAAGAAAAATAAGGAACAAAgaaaatgctttggaaaaatctGGACTATACACAAATTTGGATATAATATGAACTTcctcattttttttcttatatcTTCTTTTAGTAGCACACTTTCTTTGGCTTCTTAACATTGATTTTTTGTTTGTTCCATTTAGATTGGGATGAAAACTGTTTACCGAATCAACAGTGAAGGTTCTGTATTGGTTGTATAGATTACTATGTTGGGATGATATATTGTCCGCTAATCTTTTGTTCGTTTCTATTCCCTTAATATTTTTGTTACGTAATATTTGTGAACTATTTATGTTTTTTAGTTTGGTTTTGACATATTTATTGGAATCTATAGTA of the Lactuca sativa cultivar Salinas chromosome 6, Lsat_Salinas_v11, whole genome shotgun sequence genome contains:
- the LOC111906104 gene encoding short-chain dehydrogenase reductase ATA1, whose translation is MESSGHKHDDGRQNLATERLKGKVAVVTGGARGIGGATATILAENGAHVIVADVLDDAGESLAKSIGGLYIHCDVSKESDVESAVQLALSWKGKLDILFNNAGIIDNGRSITNLEMEKVATLINVNIKGVIHGIKHAARAMISVGNGGSIICSSSSAAIMGGLASHAYTVTKGAILAVSKSAACELGVHGIRVNCVSPHAIPSEMLVNAYRDHLGKPKMTMEEVSNRIGECGSLLHGRCGSMDDVAQAVLFLASDEAGFITGHNLVLDGGFTSSKVEMSFIYRHKS